In one window of Desulforhabdus amnigena DNA:
- a CDS encoding DUF1614 domain-containing protein, which translates to MHYFPLSLPFLLLLLFLFIFLVTLVEVGILSYAYQRIGINQRYVFSLMLFSLLGSYINIPIFELPPEQVISNSYVDLFGIRHIIPHVQEWPGTVVAVNVGGALVPFFLSIYLTVKNKLYGLAFVGVGIVTFLVHQLAYPVKGVGIAVPFFTPPLASAIVGLVISRKYAPALAYISGSMGTLLGADITNIDKIRGLGAPIASIGGAGTFDGVFLTGIIAVLLAGFWSSRDRGTSLAP; encoded by the coding sequence ATGCATTACTTTCCATTATCACTACCATTCTTGCTGCTTTTATTGTTTCTTTTCATCTTCCTGGTCACCCTCGTTGAAGTCGGAATTCTAAGCTATGCATACCAAAGAATCGGGATTAACCAACGGTATGTGTTTTCCTTGATGCTCTTTTCACTCTTGGGAAGCTATATCAATATTCCCATCTTCGAGCTTCCCCCAGAGCAAGTTATCTCGAATTCATATGTTGATCTCTTCGGCATACGGCATATCATTCCCCACGTTCAGGAATGGCCGGGCACCGTCGTTGCCGTAAATGTTGGCGGTGCGCTTGTACCCTTCTTTCTTTCCATCTACCTCACAGTAAAAAACAAACTTTACGGACTGGCTTTTGTAGGAGTGGGCATTGTCACATTTCTGGTCCATCAGCTGGCTTATCCCGTAAAAGGGGTGGGAATTGCGGTGCCATTCTTCACTCCTCCGTTGGCCTCCGCAATTGTGGGGCTCGTTATCTCCCGAAAATACGCCCCAGCTCTGGCATATATTTCAGGAAGCATGGGAACTCTACTGGGCGCGGACATTACAAACATCGATAAAATTCGAGGCCTTGGCGCCCCAATTGCCTCGATCGGCGGCGCAGGAACTTTCGATGGCGTCTTCCTGACGGGTATCATCGCAGTGTTGCTTGCAGGCTTTTGGTCAAGTAGGGACAGAGGGACATCCCTTGCTCCGTGA
- a CDS encoding CBS domain-containing protein, whose product MEVVTTHINADFDAMASMIAAKKLYPEAILVFPGSQERTLREFFIKSAVYIYDFKRLRDVDLKQVHRLILVDTRQLSRIGKFEEIIHRPEVEIHVYDHHPDTSEDVKGHVSVVKPVGATVTILTQLIRERGIELTPEEATILCLGIYEDTGSFTFNSTTPEDFEAAAYLRRQGADLNVVSDMVTQELTAEQIGILNELILSARTYDIQGIEVCIATVSVDKYVGDFALLVHKLKDIHNLDVVFALGRMEDRIYLVARSRIPEVDVGLIASHFGGGGHTTAASATIRDLTLFQAEDRLLEVLKSSITPFPMAENLMSSPVVYVEADASIKEAEQIMVRYNINSMPVMENGVIVGLITRQILEKAIFHKLVEHTVREFMSSDFVTVGLHATLLEIQTYLVEHQQRILPVIDDGKVVGVITRRDLLNFLVTDHSNKPQTLADALNPAQWPKKKSIHSVVMEQLPGEVIAILKDLGKLADRLHYKAYAVGGFVRDLLLRRPNLDIDIVVEGDGIEFAKEFAASHGIRARCHKKFNTAVLIFSDKLKVDVASARFEYYQYPAALPIVEFSSLKMDLYRRDFTINTLALTLNPDDFGQLIDFFGGQRDLKDKIIRVLHNLSFVEDPTRIMRAIRFEQRFNFKIGKQTATLMKNAVRMGLIQKLGGRRFFHEIDLILMEENPVPAVRRMDEYGVLGLLASGMRFDTRMEELFNRIRNMISWYRLSFLDEPLEGSWVYFLGLLSGLHRNDLEKVWNRLEMTENQRERMLWTYGQVESLLRGFFQLPEHRPSDIYRTLQPFKPEELLFMMARTEREEVRKAISHYFHRYRRVRTELKGKDLKAMGVPPGPIYRIILDELIDAHLNGEVKSLQDEWGYLKVHHPEIFENAEKNMSSGMSFSEGV is encoded by the coding sequence ATGGAAGTTGTCACCACCCACATCAATGCCGATTTCGACGCCATGGCCTCCATGATTGCGGCCAAGAAGCTGTATCCTGAAGCGATTCTCGTCTTTCCCGGATCGCAGGAACGCACTCTTCGCGAATTCTTTATAAAGTCGGCGGTCTATATTTACGACTTCAAGCGCCTGCGCGATGTGGATCTCAAACAGGTCCACCGGCTGATTCTCGTGGATACCCGCCAGCTCTCGCGCATCGGCAAGTTTGAAGAAATCATCCATCGCCCCGAAGTTGAAATTCACGTATACGATCATCACCCGGATACTTCGGAAGATGTCAAAGGACACGTATCCGTGGTCAAACCCGTGGGGGCGACGGTCACGATTCTCACGCAGCTCATCCGGGAACGGGGGATCGAATTGACCCCGGAGGAAGCCACGATTTTATGCCTCGGAATTTATGAGGATACGGGATCATTCACCTTCAATTCCACGACCCCTGAAGATTTCGAAGCGGCGGCCTACCTGCGCCGCCAGGGAGCGGACCTCAATGTGGTCTCGGATATGGTCACACAGGAACTGACCGCGGAGCAGATCGGCATTCTGAACGAGCTCATTCTTTCGGCACGCACCTATGACATTCAGGGGATCGAAGTCTGCATCGCCACCGTTTCGGTGGACAAGTACGTGGGGGATTTTGCGCTGCTGGTTCATAAACTCAAAGATATTCATAACCTGGATGTGGTTTTCGCCCTGGGGCGCATGGAGGATCGTATTTATCTCGTGGCCCGCAGCCGGATTCCCGAGGTCGATGTAGGACTCATTGCCTCTCACTTCGGCGGAGGAGGGCACACGACGGCTGCATCGGCCACGATTCGGGATTTGACGTTATTCCAGGCCGAAGACAGGCTTCTCGAGGTGTTGAAGAGCAGTATAACGCCCTTTCCCATGGCGGAGAACCTCATGAGCAGTCCGGTGGTCTATGTCGAGGCGGATGCTTCCATCAAAGAAGCCGAGCAAATCATGGTCCGTTACAACATCAACTCCATGCCCGTCATGGAAAACGGTGTCATTGTGGGCCTGATTACCCGCCAGATCCTGGAAAAGGCCATCTTTCACAAGCTCGTGGAACACACCGTGCGTGAATTCATGAGCTCGGACTTTGTCACCGTCGGCCTTCATGCCACACTTCTCGAAATCCAGACCTACCTGGTGGAACATCAGCAACGGATTTTGCCCGTCATCGACGACGGCAAAGTGGTCGGGGTGATTACCCGTCGGGATCTCCTCAATTTTCTCGTTACGGACCATTCCAACAAGCCGCAGACTCTTGCCGATGCTTTGAATCCGGCGCAATGGCCGAAGAAAAAGAGCATTCACAGCGTGGTGATGGAACAGTTGCCCGGCGAGGTTATTGCGATTCTAAAGGATCTGGGGAAGCTGGCCGACCGGCTTCACTACAAGGCGTATGCCGTTGGTGGATTCGTTCGGGATCTCCTTTTGCGGCGCCCGAACCTGGATATCGATATTGTGGTGGAGGGAGACGGCATCGAATTTGCCAAAGAGTTCGCTGCAAGCCATGGCATTCGAGCCCGGTGTCATAAGAAGTTCAATACGGCGGTGCTCATTTTTTCCGATAAATTGAAGGTGGATGTGGCTTCCGCACGGTTTGAATATTATCAGTATCCTGCGGCGCTTCCCATCGTGGAGTTCAGTTCTCTTAAAATGGACCTATATCGACGGGATTTTACCATCAACACGCTGGCGCTCACTCTGAACCCCGATGACTTTGGGCAACTGATCGATTTTTTCGGTGGTCAAAGAGATCTGAAGGACAAAATCATTCGGGTTCTGCACAACCTCAGCTTTGTGGAAGATCCGACACGGATCATGCGTGCGATTCGGTTTGAACAACGGTTCAACTTCAAGATCGGCAAGCAGACGGCTACACTCATGAAAAACGCCGTTCGCATGGGATTGATTCAAAAACTTGGAGGGCGGCGCTTTTTTCATGAAATCGATTTGATACTCATGGAGGAGAACCCCGTACCCGCGGTCCGCAGGATGGACGAATATGGAGTTCTGGGCCTGCTTGCTTCCGGCATGCGATTTGACACCAGGATGGAAGAACTCTTCAATCGCATTCGAAATATGATTTCGTGGTACAGACTGAGCTTTCTCGACGAACCACTGGAAGGATCCTGGGTATATTTTCTGGGGCTCTTATCCGGTTTGCACCGCAATGATTTGGAAAAGGTATGGAACCGCCTTGAAATGACGGAAAACCAAAGAGAGAGAATGCTCTGGACCTACGGGCAGGTGGAATCCCTTCTGAGGGGGTTTTTCCAGTTGCCTGAACACCGTCCGAGTGATATCTATCGAACTTTACAGCCATTTAAGCCCGAAGAGCTCCTGTTCATGATGGCCAGGACGGAACGGGAAGAGGTCCGCAAAGCCATCAGTCACTACTTCCACCGCTACCGGCGCGTTCGCACGGAATTGAAGGGCAAGGACCTCAAGGCGATGGGAGTCCCCCCCGGGCCGATTTACAGGATCATTTTGGATGAACTTATCGATGCGCATCTCAATGGAGAAGTGAAAAGTCTGCAGGACGAGTGGGGCTATTTGAAGGTGCATCATCCGGAAATTTTTGAAAATGCAGAAAAAAATATGTCTTCCGGGATGTCTTTTTCCGAGGGTGTTTGA
- the xerD gene encoding site-specific tyrosine recombinase XerD, producing the protein MDELLDLFSSYLSVERGLSANTLSAYNSDLQEWIQYLKDHEITRFDDVSREQILGYLEWLGARLSHRSRSRRLAAIRSFFRYLERTGRMKKNPAARIQFPRFNAKLPKVLSAAEVEALLNQPDISQPLGQRDKAFLELFYATGLRVSELTDLQLQQIHFDAGYLVVRGKGDKERLVPMGEWAAEALTTYLREGRPRLLKKGFSQEVFLNHHGGKLSRQGVWKIMKSYAVQAGIQQNLTPHMLRHSFATHLLENGVDLRSLQTMLGHVDISTTQIYTHVARARLKEIHEKYHPRS; encoded by the coding sequence ATGGATGAACTGCTGGATCTTTTTTCGAGTTATCTGTCGGTGGAAAGAGGATTGAGCGCCAACACGCTGAGCGCGTACAACAGTGATCTTCAGGAATGGATCCAATATCTCAAAGACCATGAGATCACGCGGTTCGATGACGTTTCCCGCGAACAGATTCTCGGATATCTGGAATGGCTTGGGGCAAGGCTTTCTCACAGGAGCAGGAGCAGGCGGCTGGCGGCGATTCGGTCCTTTTTCCGCTATCTTGAAAGGACGGGACGCATGAAGAAAAATCCCGCAGCGCGCATACAGTTCCCCAGGTTCAACGCCAAGCTCCCCAAGGTTCTTTCGGCGGCTGAAGTGGAGGCTCTCTTGAATCAGCCCGACATCAGTCAGCCCCTGGGACAAAGAGACAAGGCGTTCCTGGAGCTGTTTTATGCAACGGGTCTTCGGGTTAGCGAACTGACGGACCTGCAGCTTCAACAGATCCATTTCGATGCAGGGTACCTTGTAGTGCGAGGCAAGGGAGACAAGGAACGGCTGGTTCCCATGGGGGAATGGGCAGCCGAGGCTCTCACGACTTATCTTCGAGAGGGGCGCCCCAGACTTCTCAAAAAAGGTTTCAGCCAGGAAGTGTTTCTGAACCATCATGGCGGGAAGCTTTCGCGTCAGGGAGTCTGGAAGATCATGAAAAGCTATGCGGTGCAGGCTGGAATTCAGCAAAATCTCACTCCCCACATGCTGCGTCATTCCTTCGCAACCCATTTGCTTGAAAACGGCGTGGACCTCAGGTCCTTGCAGACCATGCTGGGGCACGTGGATATCTCCACGACGCAAATCTATACGCATGTGGCGCGAGCGAGATTGAAAGAGATACACGAAAAATATCATCCCCGTTCCTGA
- a CDS encoding pyruvate carboxylase, which translates to MAELKRITPQMSSQEILDFLRNTPGYFMTNNERDVSQSDFKCRIMPNTTLKVAPYRDETGYFAFEISGGASVHVDLLRKQINPFEKLRLVRKAMPNTLLQTVCRGRNLFGYRPYPDSTLRQTVRLFSRYIDVWRIYDFLNHVPNLQVVAEEVKNAGKILMPCICFSTGPEHTDEYYVGKVKEIISNMGEDIILCIKNHSALGTPNRIANLVGAIRHEFPDLLLAYHGHNTDGNDLARMVAAVLEGVKIVEVSDHGFGGIYSQAPALSFIQILNDYGFSAPGFKIQPLVDASDILRRERRVYEQFESPYRGFDPTVKRHKLAGGAANIAFEQAEKLGLIERIHEVLSDLVQVNRELGNIWSVTPGSQIFWTTAVNNVLHGRYCKPSDDLKRLLLGRYGPFPFYDPPAWIYKKVLESNRTDGKNWKQILKEEGGIRKLPDEDFNEKRGQLEMKLKRPVTDEEVCLYLQFPRDALEYFVFEERFGKTWLLPPEVWFRRKKFEDGERINIPDYDGKTHSIDIVSTRRVGDSVQTSLLVDYHFQTYSTPIRNKKAGGH; encoded by the coding sequence ATGGCGGAGCTTAAACGAATCACTCCTCAAATGTCCAGCCAGGAAATCCTTGATTTTCTTCGGAATACTCCCGGATATTTCATGACCAATAATGAACGGGACGTATCTCAGTCGGATTTTAAATGTCGCATCATGCCCAATACCACACTCAAGGTGGCTCCCTACAGGGATGAAACGGGATATTTCGCCTTTGAGATTTCGGGAGGGGCGTCAGTGCACGTGGATCTGCTGCGCAAGCAGATCAATCCCTTTGAGAAATTGCGCCTCGTAAGAAAAGCCATGCCCAACACGCTGTTGCAGACGGTGTGCCGCGGGCGCAATCTTTTCGGCTATCGTCCCTACCCCGACAGCACACTTCGACAGACGGTCCGGCTTTTTTCCCGGTACATAGATGTCTGGCGCATTTATGATTTTCTAAATCATGTCCCAAACTTGCAAGTGGTGGCAGAAGAGGTGAAAAATGCGGGAAAGATTTTGATGCCCTGCATTTGCTTCAGTACGGGGCCGGAACATACGGACGAGTACTATGTCGGCAAAGTGAAAGAGATCATCTCGAACATGGGGGAGGATATCATCCTCTGCATCAAGAATCATTCCGCTCTCGGCACCCCCAATAGAATCGCCAACCTGGTGGGAGCCATTCGGCATGAATTCCCCGATCTGCTGCTTGCCTATCATGGCCACAATACCGACGGCAACGATCTCGCTCGAATGGTGGCCGCCGTGTTGGAAGGCGTCAAGATCGTAGAAGTTTCGGATCACGGCTTCGGCGGCATCTACAGCCAAGCTCCGGCTCTGAGTTTCATCCAGATTTTGAACGACTATGGTTTCAGTGCTCCGGGCTTCAAGATCCAGCCCCTGGTGGACGCTTCCGATATTTTGAGGCGGGAGCGTCGCGTCTATGAACAGTTTGAAAGTCCGTACCGGGGATTCGATCCCACGGTCAAGCGCCACAAACTGGCGGGAGGTGCGGCGAACATCGCTTTCGAACAGGCGGAAAAACTCGGGCTTATCGAACGGATACATGAGGTTCTGAGCGATCTTGTGCAGGTCAATCGCGAACTGGGGAACATCTGGTCGGTGACCCCCGGAAGTCAGATCTTCTGGACCACGGCGGTGAACAATGTTCTTCACGGCCGCTACTGCAAGCCCTCGGACGATTTGAAGCGCCTTCTTCTGGGCCGTTATGGACCTTTTCCCTTTTATGACCCACCGGCATGGATTTACAAGAAGGTTCTCGAGAGTAACCGGACGGATGGAAAGAACTGGAAGCAGATTCTCAAGGAGGAGGGCGGCATCAGGAAACTTCCCGATGAAGACTTCAATGAGAAAAGAGGTCAACTTGAGATGAAGCTGAAGCGTCCCGTAACAGACGAAGAGGTATGCCTTTATCTTCAGTTTCCACGGGATGCCCTGGAATACTTTGTCTTTGAAGAACGGTTCGGGAAGACCTGGCTCCTCCCCCCTGAAGTCTGGTTCCGGCGAAAGAAATTCGAGGATGGGGAGCGCATCAACATTCCCGACTACGATGGAAAAACGCATTCCATAGACATCGTTTCCACCCGCCGTGTAGGAGATTCCGTGCAGACTTCGCTTCTGGTGGATTACCATTTTCAAACTTACAGCACCCCCATCCGCAATAAGAAGGCCGGGGGGCACTGA
- a CDS encoding site-2 protease family protein: MVGNIIADAILYAVPLLFAVILHEVAHGWVAEKRGDPTARMMGRITLNPISHIDLVGTVILPLILLVTKSPFLFGWAKPVPVNFANLKGGRRDMALVSLAGPMTNFLLACISALVFRSIQGGHIAAPGQLDWVLVPLRHMTLISVEFNLVLMVINLMPIPPLDGGHILMGVLPYSLASKLESMERYGLLIVLLLIGTGLWGYVVRPVVYTFVRLFLY, from the coding sequence ATGGTAGGCAATATAATAGCAGATGCAATTCTTTACGCTGTCCCCTTGCTCTTTGCGGTGATCCTCCATGAGGTGGCTCATGGCTGGGTTGCCGAAAAACGGGGAGATCCCACCGCCCGAATGATGGGGCGCATCACACTCAATCCCATTTCCCATATTGATCTGGTGGGCACGGTGATTCTTCCCCTCATTCTGCTGGTTACCAAATCCCCCTTCCTCTTCGGGTGGGCCAAGCCGGTCCCCGTCAACTTTGCAAACCTGAAGGGGGGACGCCGGGATATGGCCTTGGTTTCCCTGGCCGGGCCCATGACGAACTTTCTTTTGGCCTGTATCAGCGCCCTGGTCTTTCGCAGCATTCAGGGCGGCCATATTGCAGCCCCGGGACAGTTGGATTGGGTTCTGGTGCCGCTTCGGCACATGACCCTCATATCCGTAGAGTTCAATCTCGTTTTGATGGTGATCAATCTGATGCCCATTCCACCCCTGGATGGGGGGCATATCCTGATGGGAGTCCTTCCCTATTCCCTGGCCTCTAAACTGGAAAGCATGGAACGCTACGGGTTGTTGATCGTTTTGCTGCTGATCGGTACGGGGCTTTGGGGGTATGTCGTGCGCCCTGTTGTCTATACTTTTGTGCGGCTTTTTCTCTATTGA
- a CDS encoding acetyl-CoA carboxylase biotin carboxylase subunit: MFKKLLVANRGEIAIRIIRSAQELGIKTVAIYEETDKTAMHIMRADEAICIGSGPRKDYLSIERIIQAAQTTGAEAIHPGYGFLAENPNFSKKCTEAGLVFVGPPPKVISDMGSKVVAREIMAKAGIPVIPGTPVLDDGEAGEQQATRFAERYGFPIMVKAVAGGGGRGIRFSNDLPELLKNLKMARSEAKMAFGNDQVYLEKSLVKPRHVEVQILADDFGNVIHLGTRNCSIQRRHQKMIEIAPANLPKLVLNRICDTAVQAARACNYLNAGTVEFLLDEEDRFYFLEVNTRIQVEHTVTEVITGVDLVREQIRIASGQPLSLSQEDVTFRGVAIELRINAEDPKNNFMASPGVVQIYMSPGGHGTRLDGAVYQGYEIPRYYDSMLVKLTVYGFTWREAVDRLHRVLNSFAIAGVKTTIPYYKQIVKDPDFIAQRFDTSYIETHPHLLDYQEEVPELEKLASLVAEINAYGYNPYAES; this comes from the coding sequence ATGTTCAAGAAACTGTTGGTTGCAAATCGAGGGGAAATTGCTATCCGGATCATACGCTCGGCCCAGGAACTGGGTATCAAAACCGTTGCGATTTATGAGGAGACGGATAAGACTGCAATGCACATCATGAGGGCCGACGAAGCCATTTGTATTGGTTCCGGCCCACGCAAAGATTACCTCAGCATTGAGCGCATCATTCAGGCTGCACAGACCACGGGGGCCGAAGCCATTCATCCCGGCTATGGTTTTCTTGCAGAAAACCCCAATTTTTCTAAAAAATGTACCGAAGCGGGCCTTGTCTTTGTTGGACCTCCCCCCAAGGTTATTTCCGATATGGGAAGCAAGGTCGTCGCCCGAGAGATCATGGCTAAAGCGGGTATTCCAGTGATTCCCGGGACTCCGGTTTTGGATGATGGAGAAGCGGGGGAGCAGCAGGCGACGCGGTTTGCAGAGAGGTACGGATTTCCCATCATGGTGAAGGCCGTTGCCGGAGGAGGGGGGCGTGGAATCCGGTTTTCCAACGACCTGCCCGAACTGCTCAAGAATCTGAAAATGGCTCGCTCCGAAGCCAAAATGGCCTTCGGAAACGATCAGGTCTACCTGGAAAAGAGTCTTGTGAAGCCACGACATGTGGAGGTCCAGATCCTTGCCGATGACTTTGGGAATGTGATCCATCTGGGCACACGAAACTGTTCCATTCAGAGGCGGCATCAAAAGATGATCGAGATCGCCCCTGCCAATCTTCCCAAGCTGGTCCTGAACCGCATCTGTGACACGGCCGTGCAGGCAGCCAGGGCATGTAATTATCTCAATGCCGGAACGGTGGAGTTCCTTCTGGACGAGGAAGACCGTTTTTATTTCCTCGAAGTCAATACGCGCATCCAGGTGGAACATACTGTAACGGAAGTGATCACGGGGGTTGACCTGGTCCGGGAACAGATCCGCATCGCTTCGGGCCAGCCCCTTTCCCTGAGTCAGGAAGATGTTACATTCCGCGGAGTCGCCATCGAACTTCGGATCAACGCGGAAGATCCCAAGAACAATTTCATGGCAAGCCCAGGTGTGGTGCAGATTTATATGTCACCAGGCGGACACGGCACTCGACTGGACGGTGCGGTCTATCAGGGGTACGAAATTCCTCGCTACTACGATTCCATGCTCGTCAAGTTGACGGTTTACGGATTCACCTGGCGCGAGGCGGTGGACCGGCTTCACCGGGTGCTCAACAGTTTCGCCATCGCCGGTGTAAAAACCACTATTCCGTATTACAAGCAGATTGTCAAAGATCCCGACTTCATTGCGCAGCGATTCGATACTTCATATATAGAAACCCACCCTCACCTTTTGGACTACCAGGAGGAAGTGCCCGAGCTGGAAAAATTGGCCAGTCTGGTCGCTGAAATAAACGCCTATGGTTATAATCCGTACGCCGAGTCCTAG